The Synergistota bacterium genome window below encodes:
- a CDS encoding pseudouridine-5'-phosphate glycosidase translates to MEVIWEIKEEVKEALSEGKPVVALESNLIAHGLPYPKNIEAATLAEKVIREHGAIPATVAIVNGKIKVGLGEEEISLLAEGRKSGILKIGVRDIAIALARRESGALTSGGSLWCARKIGIEVLATGGIGGVHRDFKQSFDISNDLIILSEGSGVVVCSGPKAILDLEATLELLETLGVPVIGYRTDELPAFYFRRSGIRLDISAVSPGEIAQIYEYFKELGINKSILVVNPPSKELWDREEFEPLLEEALEEAKKLNIKGKNLTPYLLGKLAQLSRGKSVEANISLLLSNAVLGAKIAVEIKGGIEGVNG, encoded by the coding sequence GTGGAAGTCATCTGGGAAATAAAAGAAGAGGTGAAAGAGGCTCTATCTGAAGGGAAACCGGTAGTCGCACTTGAATCGAACCTGATAGCTCACGGCCTTCCGTATCCCAAAAATATCGAGGCTGCCACCCTGGCAGAGAAGGTCATAAGAGAGCATGGAGCAATTCCAGCCACTGTAGCTATAGTAAACGGAAAGATTAAAGTTGGGTTAGGAGAAGAAGAGATCTCCCTTCTTGCCGAGGGGAGGAAAAGCGGAATACTGAAAATAGGAGTTCGAGATATAGCTATAGCTCTTGCAAGAAGGGAAAGTGGAGCTTTAACAAGCGGAGGCAGTTTATGGTGTGCCCGCAAGATAGGAATAGAAGTTCTCGCAACCGGAGGAATTGGTGGAGTTCACAGAGATTTTAAGCAGAGCTTTGACATATCAAATGACCTTATAATCCTATCAGAAGGAAGCGGAGTCGTAGTTTGCTCGGGACCTAAAGCTATACTGGATCTTGAAGCAACCTTAGAGCTCTTAGAAACTTTGGGCGTTCCCGTTATCGGATATAGAACGGATGAGCTTCCCGCTTTTTACTTCAGGAGAAGCGGCATAAGGCTCGATATCTCAGCAGTTTCTCCAGGAGAGATAGCCCAAATATACGAGTATTTCAAGGAATTGGGAATAAATAAGAGCATTCTCGTTGTTAACCCACCGTCTAAGGAGCTTTGGGATAGAGAAGAATTTGAACCTCTTCTTGAGGAAGCTCTTGAAGAGGCAAAAAAGCTCAATATAAAAGGGAAGAATTTAACACCATATCTTCTGGGAAAGCTGGCTCAACTGAGTAGGGGCAAGAGCGTTGAAGCTAACATTAGCTTGCTTCTCTCAAATGCGGTTCTAGGAGCTAAGATAGCAGTGGAAATAAAGGGAGGGATAGAAGGTGTTAATGGTTAA
- a CDS encoding DUF296 domain-containing protein, translated as MLMVKGERAWLIRFNDGENLIEGLNEIAEKENLRGAVLVSATGMLKEVEIAYFTGKEYISSTHKEALEVVSLQGNLSLKDGKPFYHIHCALAFPDHTVKGGHLVRAKVANTLELFIIPLDFPLVRKEVPGSPLLALERG; from the coding sequence GTGTTAATGGTTAAGGGAGAAAGAGCCTGGCTTATAAGATTCAACGATGGAGAAAACTTAATAGAGGGTTTAAACGAGATAGCCGAAAAGGAAAACCTAAGGGGAGCAGTTTTAGTCTCAGCCACAGGAATGTTAAAGGAGGTTGAGATAGCTTACTTCACGGGTAAGGAATATATCAGCTCTACGCACAAAGAGGCTCTCGAAGTAGTATCACTTCAGGGAAACCTAAGCTTGAAAGATGGAAAACCTTTTTACCATATTCACTGTGCGCTCGCCTTTCCAGATCACACGGTAAAAGGAGGGCACCTCGTCAGAGCGAAAGTAGCAAACACGCTTGAGCTGTTTATAATACCACTTGATTTCCCACTGGTAAGAAAGGAAGTACCGGGGTCTCCACTTTTAGCTCTGGAAAGAGGATGA
- a CDS encoding MFS transporter — MVVLFFLVFTAILGIGIVVPVLPIYAKELGATGTQVGLVFSAFSLLRLLGMPFVGALAERFGKKIFIMVGLAVYFIASLLYICVDSLGGLICVRALHGVGSSMVIPLSMAYVGDLSPVGKEGRYMGIITTSFFLGMGGGPLISGFLVQRWGVNAAFIGMAMLTLVALFIALLFLPRAEPTSKRKGKGFLRTLKAMFLDPVSQGIYAIRFTMALSRGAVMTFLPLLAFSKGIKYADIGSMVGAYILITAFVQWPFGKLADKFSRWKMVIIGSSIYATLLLGIPFVNDYWLTFALVICIGVAAGSVFPPLTAIMTEVGRERGMAISMTVLQTANSLGMVLGPVISGGLMDAFGIFAPFVAGAIFVYTGATFMGSRFKLGWRRGKGG; from the coding sequence ATGGTCGTTCTATTTTTTCTCGTATTTACCGCTATTTTGGGGATAGGAATAGTCGTTCCAGTTTTACCTATATATGCTAAAGAGCTTGGGGCTACGGGCACGCAAGTAGGGCTTGTGTTTTCTGCCTTTTCTCTTTTAAGGCTCTTGGGAATGCCATTTGTTGGAGCTCTTGCGGAGAGGTTTGGGAAAAAGATCTTTATAATGGTAGGGCTTGCTGTGTACTTCATAGCCTCCCTGCTTTATATCTGTGTAGACAGTCTGGGTGGATTGATATGTGTAAGGGCTTTACATGGCGTTGGGTCTTCCATGGTTATACCGTTGTCCATGGCATATGTTGGAGATTTGTCTCCCGTCGGGAAGGAAGGAAGGTACATGGGAATAATCACGACTTCTTTCTTTCTTGGCATGGGGGGAGGGCCCCTGATAAGCGGTTTTCTCGTTCAAAGGTGGGGAGTTAACGCTGCCTTTATCGGTATGGCGATGCTAACGCTTGTGGCGCTATTTATAGCTCTTCTATTTTTACCTCGGGCAGAGCCAACTTCTAAGAGAAAAGGGAAAGGCTTTTTAAGGACACTGAAGGCCATGTTTCTCGATCCAGTTTCGCAAGGGATTTACGCTATAAGATTCACCATGGCTCTTTCAAGAGGGGCAGTCATGACTTTTCTTCCCTTGTTGGCTTTTTCCAAGGGCATAAAATATGCAGATATAGGTAGCATGGTGGGAGCTTATATTCTCATAACAGCTTTCGTTCAATGGCCCTTTGGAAAGCTGGCGGATAAATTCTCTCGCTGGAAAATGGTAATTATCGGGAGCTCTATTTATGCAACATTGCTTTTGGGGATTCCCTTTGTAAACGATTACTGGCTCACGTTTGCCCTTGTGATCTGCATAGGAGTAGCAGCTGGATCGGTTTTCCCACCTCTCACTGCTATAATGACAGAAGTCGGTAGAGAAAGAGGTATGGCTATCAGCATGACGGTTCTTCAAACGGCAAACAGCTTGGGCATGGTTCTCGGTCCCGTCATTTCCGGAGGGCTCATGGATGCTTTTGGCATTTTCGCTCCCTTTGTAGCGGGAGCGATCTTCGTTTACACTGGAGCGACCTTTATGGGGAGCAGATTTAAACTGGGATGGAGGAGGGGTAAAGGAGGATGA
- a CDS encoding carbamoyltransferase HypF, translating to MKRTRIKVYGVVQGVGFRPFVLKLARSLCLGGWVKNTSECVEIELLGEESRIREFIKKLRTSHPPLARIVNIEITSDEEYAKEIIDFRILKSERKISSRKEDLWIPPDVGTCDDCLRELFDPKDRRYRYPFINCTNCGPRFTIIISLPYDREKTTMKAFKMCEKCQSEYDNPDDRRFHAQPNACPVCGPRLKLLDRYGRVIPGDALENAIKILKEGKILAVKGLGGFHLAVDALNAKAIEELRRRKRRPHKPFALMAFNLERISKFAFLSEREKEDISSPIKPILILRKKKTSILPEVIAPNNKYLGFMLPYTPLHYLLTEKFEALIMTSGNLSDEPIIY from the coding sequence ATGAAGAGGACAAGAATAAAGGTATATGGTGTGGTTCAAGGGGTGGGCTTCAGGCCCTTTGTCCTGAAGCTCGCCCGCTCTTTGTGCCTGGGGGGCTGGGTTAAAAACACGAGCGAGTGCGTGGAGATAGAGCTCTTAGGGGAAGAAAGCAGGATACGAGAATTCATAAAGAAGCTTAGAACATCTCATCCTCCCTTAGCCAGAATAGTCAACATAGAGATTACAAGCGACGAAGAGTACGCTAAGGAAATAATTGATTTCAGAATATTAAAGAGTGAGAGAAAGATATCAAGCCGAAAGGAGGATCTCTGGATTCCGCCAGATGTTGGAACATGCGATGACTGCTTAAGGGAGCTTTTCGATCCTAAGGATAGAAGATATAGATATCCATTTATAAACTGCACAAACTGTGGTCCACGATTTACCATAATAATATCGCTACCTTACGATAGAGAAAAAACCACGATGAAAGCTTTTAAAATGTGCGAAAAGTGTCAAAGCGAGTATGATAACCCGGATGATAGAAGATTCCACGCCCAGCCCAATGCGTGTCCGGTATGCGGACCACGATTAAAACTTCTTGATAGATACGGCAGGGTCATTCCCGGAGACGCCCTTGAAAACGCCATTAAGATTCTTAAAGAGGGAAAAATCTTAGCAGTGAAAGGTTTGGGTGGTTTTCACTTAGCAGTTGATGCCTTAAATGCTAAGGCAATAGAGGAATTGAGGAGAAGAAAAAGAAGACCTCACAAACCATTTGCCCTTATGGCGTTTAATTTAGAGAGAATATCAAAATTTGCCTTCCTATCAGAAAGGGAAAAAGAAGATATCTCAAGCCCCATAAAGCCTATTCTTATACTTAGGAAAAAGAAAACATCTATCCTACCAGAGGTTATAGCCCCAAATAATAAATATTTGGGCTTTATGCTCCCCTATACCCCACTTCATTATCTCTTAACCGAAAAATTCGAGGCTCTTATAATGACGAGTGGAAATCTCTCGGACGAACCGATAATTTATG